CGCACGTGACCGGCACCGTGTCCATCCAGAACGCGTCGACAGCGATCTCGTGCGCCGGGCGCTCATTGTCCAGCGCCCACGGCTCGGCCGAGGTGCCCATCGTGAAGGCCCCGCCCGGGATCAGGACCTCCGAGGGCAGCGCGCCGGACCGCGCGGGCGGCGGCTCGGGCGCGTGCAGCACCGGGTCGCCCTTGCGCAGCTGGTGGGTGGCCAGCATGGTCTCGTCGTGCTGCTGCTCGTGCTGGGTGATCATGCCGAAGGCGAAGGCCTGCTCGGTCAGCCGCCTGCCCTCCATCGGCGCGTGCTCCAGCACGTCGAACGCCTTCTCGCGGACCTGCTTGACGTACGCGCGCGCCTCGGCCGGGCCGAGCAGCGGCAGCTCCGGCCGGTCGGCGCGGGCGTGCTGGAAGGCGTCATAGATGTCGTCGATTTCCGGCCGCAGCGGTTCCCGGCCGCCGACGTCGCGGACCAGCCACAGCTCCTCCTGGACGCCGATGTGCGCCAGGTCCCAGACCAGCGGCGACATCAGCTTCGAGTGCTGGCGGATCAGATCCTCGTCGTCGACCGCGTCGGTCAGCGCGACGCTGCGTGCCCGGGCGCGGGTCAGTGCCTCCGCCGCGCGGGCGCGCAGGTCCTGCGCGCTCAGTTCGCCCAGTGTCCGTTCTCCCAAGGCCTCTGTGCTCATGCTTCGCTCCTCGATCGATACGCGCGCCCCAGCACGCTCTCGCTGATCTCGGTGATCGACTCCTCCGCCAGCCCGGTCGCGCCCAGCTCGGCGCACCCGACGTCGGCCAGCGCCGCCGCCGTGGCCGCCAGCTCCGGGTCGGCGAGACCGCGGCGCGCCGCGGTCTCCCACCGGTCCGCGACCGGTGCGCAGAGGTCGCGCACCTTGTCCACAGTGGACGGCCGGGCGAGCAGGGCGGTCACCAGTGCCACCGGGGGCAGCCACTCGTCCGGCGGTTGCGCGTCGAGGTACCGGATCTCCAGGTACCCCTGCGGGCGGACCGGGGTGAACATCGTGGTGAGGTGGTAGTCGAGATCCGCCACCGTGGGCCTCGGCAGCAGGGCCGCGGCCCCCCGGCCGCCGATCCAGTCGGCGAAGGTCAGCCCCTCCGGCGCGTCCCACGGCCGGTCGCCGCGGCGCAGCACCATCAACGGGGTGTCCATCAGGCGCTCGGCCCACGCCGCCGCCGGATCGCCGTCGGCACGCGCCGTGCGCGTGCGGACCGCCTCCGTGTCGTGCACGGCCAGCCACCTCGCGGAGGCGTGGCCGGTGTCGCGCCCGGCGTGGACGCGGGAGTTGGCGAACAGGGCGAGCAGCGGCGGCCCCATCGCGTGGGCGGCCGCCCACCGCGCCGCGTAGTTCTCCGGCTCCCCGGCGTCGACGCAGACCTGCAGGCCGGCGGTGCTGCACATCATGGTGACGCCGCCGGGCCCGATCGGCGTGAACCGGCGTTCCATGGCCGCGTACCGCGGCGTGTGCAGGACCCGGCGTGGCGCACGATGGGCGTCGATGCCCGTTTCGCCCAGTTCGAGGCCGTGCCGGGCGAGGCGGTCACGCAGGTGGTGGAGGTCGGCCGTGACAGCTGCGGCGAGGTCGCGCAGGGAGGCCTGGGGAAGTGCCGAGATCTCGGCCTGGCCCCCGGGCTCGAGGCTCACGGGTGAGCCGGCCGGGAGGGGCGAGGCGGGGCTGTCGGGGCGGAGCGTCCGCGGGGTGTGCGGACCCAGCGCCGTGGCGAGGACGTCGGGATCGAGGGGTCTGGCCGGGTCGTCGGCGTGGTGCACGGTGAACTCCAGCTCCACGCCGGTCAGGCGGGGTGGTCCGTGCTTGAAACACACCGATGCGACGTACGCCTCGCCGGCCGCGCGGTCCGCCAGGACCCGCGCGGTGCGGTTCGACGCACTACCCGACTTCTCGGGGAAATCGTGCACCGTCTGCATGTCCGTTCCTGTTCCGTGTGATGGAACTTCTTGACTTCGGACGCTACACGCGGGGTACGACAAATTCAGGGCCGATCCTGCGCTGCGGGAGCAGATCACCACTCCGTAAGACGTTCCCGGATCAGGGCAATGCGGGCTCGGTGCCCAGGCCGAGCTGAGCCGCCGACGCCCGCACGGCGTCGATCACCAGGTGCAACGCGGGCCGGCGGGACGCGGTGCGCCGGTAGGCGATCGAAACCGTCCGGAGCAGCGGCGTGGTGAGCGTGACGACGTCGATCCCCGGCGGCCGCAGCAGCCGCAGCCCCAGATCCGACACGAGCGTGATCCCGAGCCCGGCCCCGACCATCGCCATCGCCGTCGACTGCTCCTCGACCTCGTGGTTGATCTTCGGGGCGAAGCCGTGCCGCTGGCAGGCCGTGCGCATCGCGCGGCCGAAGTGCGACTTGGGGCTGGCCAGGATCCAGGGGTGCTCGGCGAGCTCGTCCAGCGACGCCGACCCCGAGGGGACCGCGCCCCGCGGCACCGCGGCGTGCAGCCGTTCCACGGCCACGACGGCCCGTTCGAGCCCGGCGTCCCAGGTCGTCGGCGCGTCGGAGTACTCGATCACGAACGACAGGTCGAGACGGCCGTCCCGGACCGCCTCGGCGGTGTCCTCGGGGGCCAGTTCGCGGGTGCGCACCTCGATGCCGGGGTGCTCGCCTGCCAGCACGGTCAGCGCCGTCGGGAGCAGGCCGGAGGCCACCGACGCCCACACCCCGGCGGTCAGCCGGACCGTGCGGGACTCCTGGGCCTCCTCCAGGGCGAGCGTCGCGCGCTCCACCGAACCGAGGATCTCCTCGGCGTGCTCGGTCAGCAGGGTGCCCAGCTCGGTCAGCTGGACGCGCCGGCCGAGCCGCTCGAACAGCTTCGCGCCGACGTCCCGTTCCAGCTGCGCGAGCTGCTGCGAAACCGCCGAAGCGGTGTAGTGCAGCGCGGCGGCCGCCGCGGTGACGG
This window of the Amycolatopsis balhimycina FH 1894 genome carries:
- the egtB gene encoding ergothioneine biosynthesis protein EgtB; this translates as MSTEALGERTLGELSAQDLRARAAEALTRARARSVALTDAVDDEDLIRQHSKLMSPLVWDLAHIGVQEELWLVRDVGGREPLRPEIDDIYDAFQHARADRPELPLLGPAEARAYVKQVREKAFDVLEHAPMEGRRLTEQAFAFGMITQHEQQHDETMLATHQLRKGDPVLHAPEPPPARSGALPSEVLIPGGAFTMGTSAEPWALDNERPAHEIAVDAFWMDTVPVTCGAYTEFLDSGGYDDERWWSPPGWAYRTDSGITAPRFWQREQDGWWRTRFGVHERVPAGEPVVHVSYYEAEAYAAWAGRRLPTEAEWEKAARFDPATGRSRRFPWGDEEPSAEHANLGQRHLRPAPVGAYPAGVSPTGVHQLIGDVWEWTSTDFHGYPGFAAFPYREYSEVFFGPEHKVLRGGSFGTDAAAIRGTFRNWDYPIRRQIFAGFRTARDAAPGEVE
- a CDS encoding glutamate-cysteine ligase family protein, which encodes MQTVHDFPEKSGSASNRTARVLADRAAGEAYVASVCFKHGPPRLTGVELEFTVHHADDPARPLDPDVLATALGPHTPRTLRPDSPASPLPAGSPVSLEPGGQAEISALPQASLRDLAAAVTADLHHLRDRLARHGLELGETGIDAHRAPRRVLHTPRYAAMERRFTPIGPGGVTMMCSTAGLQVCVDAGEPENYAARWAAAHAMGPPLLALFANSRVHAGRDTGHASARWLAVHDTEAVRTRTARADGDPAAAWAERLMDTPLMVLRRGDRPWDAPEGLTFADWIGGRGAAALLPRPTVADLDYHLTTMFTPVRPQGYLEIRYLDAQPPDEWLPPVALVTALLARPSTVDKVRDLCAPVADRWETAARRGLADPELAATAAALADVGCAELGATGLAEESITEISESVLGRAYRSRSEA
- a CDS encoding LysR family transcriptional regulator, with protein sequence MELSLHRLRMLRELHRRGTVTAAAAALHYTASAVSQQLAQLERDVGAKLFERLGRRVQLTELGTLLTEHAEEILGSVERATLALEEAQESRTVRLTAGVWASVASGLLPTALTVLAGEHPGIEVRTRELAPEDTAEAVRDGRLDLSFVIEYSDAPTTWDAGLERAVVAVERLHAAVPRGAVPSGSASLDELAEHPWILASPKSHFGRAMRTACQRHGFAPKINHEVEEQSTAMAMVGAGLGITLVSDLGLRLLRPPGIDVVTLTTPLLRTVSIAYRRTASRRPALHLVIDAVRASAAQLGLGTEPALP